From a region of the Pseudoxanthomonas sp. X-1 genome:
- a CDS encoding S41 family peptidase has protein sequence MPLRLIALLCLLASPFAGASSPAVPPASMPDRAGLLADARLLETVYEQLHPGLYRYNTPAQMRGRFAQLRRDLERAPSLPAAYLAFARLTAAIRCGHTYPNFWNQSPDVAAVVFGGANRVPFHFRWLDGQMIVADDAMPGLPRGTRVLAIDGVEAARILAALMPLVPADGSNDAKRVDELDVLGRDRYEAFDVFYPLVFPVHDGELRLRVQRPASATPDEVTVKALTDADRARARPPRDRDDAGWILSFPAAGQALLTMPSWVRYESQRDWHADLDKVFAELNARGVRLVVIDLRDNGGGSNVGDDLLAHLTRTPLVFTGYRELLRYRRVPEAIRPYLHTWDRGFFDWGDQARDFDGRFYRRIRAEDAVDDRIMPRAPFFAGQVKVLVGPTNSSATFEFATRVKASGVATLVGRTTGGNRRGINGGAFFFLRLPHSGIELDVPLVGQFPVTPQPDAGVVPDVPVRWTIADIVAGRDPDKEAAFGATPAGQATP, from the coding sequence ATGCCGCTTCGCCTCATCGCACTGTTGTGCCTGCTCGCCAGCCCCTTCGCAGGGGCGTCGTCGCCCGCGGTACCGCCTGCGTCCATGCCCGACCGCGCCGGACTCCTGGCCGACGCCCGGCTGCTGGAGACCGTGTACGAGCAGTTGCACCCGGGCCTGTATCGCTACAACACCCCGGCGCAGATGCGCGGACGCTTCGCGCAACTGCGCCGGGACCTGGAGCGCGCGCCCTCGCTGCCGGCCGCGTATCTGGCCTTCGCCCGGCTCACCGCCGCCATCCGCTGCGGCCACACCTACCCGAACTTCTGGAACCAGTCCCCCGACGTCGCCGCGGTGGTGTTCGGCGGCGCCAACCGGGTGCCGTTCCACTTCCGCTGGCTGGACGGCCAGATGATCGTCGCCGACGACGCGATGCCCGGGCTCCCACGCGGCACGCGGGTCCTGGCCATCGATGGGGTGGAGGCGGCCCGGATCCTGGCTGCCCTCATGCCGCTGGTGCCCGCCGACGGGAGCAATGACGCCAAGCGCGTCGACGAGCTCGACGTGCTCGGTCGCGACCGGTACGAGGCCTTCGATGTGTTCTATCCGCTGGTCTTTCCGGTGCATGACGGTGAGTTACGGCTTCGCGTGCAGCGCCCGGCATCGGCGACACCGGACGAGGTGACGGTGAAAGCGCTGACGGATGCCGACCGGGCGCGGGCGCGGCCGCCGCGCGATCGCGACGATGCGGGCTGGATCCTGAGCTTTCCCGCCGCCGGGCAGGCCTTGCTCACGATGCCGAGCTGGGTCCGCTACGAAAGCCAGCGCGACTGGCACGCTGACCTGGACAAGGTCTTCGCCGAGCTCAATGCCCGGGGTGTGCGCCTGGTGGTGATCGACCTTCGCGACAACGGCGGTGGCTCCAATGTCGGCGACGATCTGCTGGCGCACCTGACCCGCACGCCGCTCGTCTTCACGGGGTACCGGGAGCTGCTCCGCTACCGGCGCGTGCCGGAGGCCATCCGACCGTACCTGCATACCTGGGACCGCGGGTTCTTCGACTGGGGCGACCAGGCCCGCGACTTCGACGGCAGGTTCTATAGGCGGATTCGCGCCGAAGACGCGGTCGACGACCGCATCATGCCGCGCGCACCGTTCTTCGCCGGACAGGTGAAGGTGCTGGTGGGGCCGACCAATAGTTCGGCCACCTTCGAGTTCGCCACGCGGGTGAAGGCCAGTGGCGTGGCCACGCTCGTGGGCCGCACGACCGGTGGCAACCGGCGGGGTATCAACGGCGGGGCGTTCTTCTTCCTGCGCTTGCCGCACTCGGGGATCGAGCTCGACGTGCCGCTGGTTGGGCAGTTCCCTGTGACGCCTCAGCCGGATGCGGGCGTGGTGCCGGACGTCCCGGTGCGATGGACGATCGCGGATATCGTGGCGGGGCGTGACCCGGACAAGGAGGCCGCGTTCGGCGCGACGCCTGCCGGCCAAGCCACGCCGTAG
- a CDS encoding FAD-dependent oxidoreductase → MALIDTRRHQMFPALDAAQLATARRFASGPARRFAPGEEVFAVGDHPAPVWLVLEGSIVVSRRDGLGHEEHIHEHGAGSFTGEVSQLAGRSSLAGGVAGAQGCTAVPLDAVHLRALLIGAAELGEIVMRALILRRVGLIESEAVGSVLVGQPGEAELVRLQGFLTRNGYPNTLLDATQDAQGQALVERLGIHAEELPLMICPNGTVLKRPTNLAAASCLGMTPELDPGVVHDVIVVGAGPAGLATAVYAASEGLSVLVLEQRAIGGQAGASSRIENYLGFPTGISGQALAGRAYNQALKFGVELALPLEVRTLQCEATAEDPHAPLQLALDNGLVVQGRTVVVASGARYRRPEVAQLARFEGSGVSYWASPIEARMCAGEEIALLGGGNSAGQAVVYLAPKVKKLHLVIRGRGLEASMSNYLIERIKALPNVELHTNTELLSLEADDQGALSGATYRDRTSGQSHSCQLRHLFLFIGADPNTDWLKGCVTLDPAGFVVTGAKGAALLETDRPGVFAIGDVRAGSVKRVAAAVGEGAAVVAQIHQYLAALEPRPVAEA, encoded by the coding sequence ATGGCATTGATCGATACCCGGCGTCACCAGATGTTCCCCGCGCTGGATGCGGCCCAGCTGGCCACGGCGCGGCGGTTCGCCAGTGGGCCGGCACGGCGGTTCGCGCCGGGGGAGGAGGTGTTCGCCGTGGGCGATCACCCGGCGCCGGTCTGGCTGGTGCTGGAGGGAAGCATCGTCGTGTCGCGCCGCGACGGGTTGGGCCACGAGGAACACATCCACGAGCACGGCGCGGGCAGCTTCACCGGCGAGGTCAGCCAGCTGGCCGGGCGCAGTTCGCTGGCCGGTGGCGTGGCTGGCGCGCAGGGGTGTACGGCGGTGCCCCTGGACGCGGTGCATCTGCGCGCCTTGCTGATCGGCGCGGCCGAGCTGGGCGAAATCGTGATGCGCGCGCTGATCCTGCGCCGCGTGGGCCTGATCGAAAGCGAGGCGGTCGGCTCGGTGCTGGTCGGCCAGCCGGGCGAGGCCGAGCTGGTGCGGCTGCAGGGCTTCCTCACCCGCAACGGCTATCCCAACACGCTGCTGGACGCGACCCAGGACGCGCAGGGCCAGGCCCTGGTCGAGCGCCTGGGCATCCACGCCGAAGAGCTGCCGCTGATGATCTGCCCCAACGGCACGGTGCTCAAGCGGCCGACCAACCTGGCCGCGGCCAGCTGCCTGGGCATGACGCCGGAGCTGGATCCGGGCGTGGTCCACGACGTGATCGTGGTCGGCGCCGGTCCCGCGGGACTGGCGACCGCGGTGTATGCGGCTTCCGAAGGGCTCTCGGTGCTGGTGCTGGAGCAGCGCGCCATCGGCGGGCAGGCCGGCGCGTCTTCGCGCATCGAGAACTATCTGGGCTTTCCCACCGGGATCTCCGGCCAGGCGCTGGCCGGGCGCGCCTACAACCAGGCACTGAAGTTCGGCGTGGAGCTGGCGCTGCCGCTCGAGGTGCGCACGCTGCAGTGCGAGGCCACCGCCGAAGACCCGCATGCGCCGCTGCAGCTCGCGCTGGACAACGGCCTGGTCGTGCAGGGGCGCACGGTGGTGGTCGCCTCCGGGGCGCGCTATCGCCGGCCGGAGGTGGCGCAGCTGGCGCGCTTCGAGGGCAGCGGCGTGTCCTACTGGGCCTCGCCGATCGAGGCGCGCATGTGCGCCGGCGAGGAGATCGCGCTGCTGGGCGGCGGCAACTCGGCCGGGCAGGCGGTGGTCTACCTGGCGCCGAAGGTGAAGAAGCTGCATCTGGTCATCCGCGGCCGGGGCCTGGAGGCCTCGATGTCCAACTACCTGATCGAGCGCATCAAGGCCTTGCCCAACGTGGAGCTGCACACCAACACCGAGCTGCTGTCGCTGGAGGCCGACGATCAGGGCGCGCTGTCCGGCGCGACCTATCGCGATCGCACGTCCGGCCAGTCGCACAGCTGCCAGCTGCGGCACCTGTTCCTGTTCATCGGCGCGGACCCCAACACCGACTGGCTCAAGGGCTGCGTGACGCTGGATCCGGCCGGCTTCGTGGTCACCGGCGCCAAGGGCGCGGCCCTGCTGGAGACCGACCGGCCCGGGGTGTTCGCCATCGGCGATGTGCGCGCCGGTTCGGTCAAGCGCGTGGCCGCCGCGGTGGGCGAGGGCGCGGCCGTGGTCGCGCAGATCCACCAGTACCTGGCGGCCCTCGAGCCGCGCCCCGTCGCTGAGGCCTGA
- a CDS encoding DUF1772 domain-containing protein has product MSSPSVVPASPWRRRIVRGALWFAAIAWGVLLGAKVFDLVVLAGAWSAAPPASLRLLPYGAAYPVNTGDFFIPPSALLLVATWIAVFAGWRTPMRYRRWLLASALTILVVLVFTVASFWPMNAALWAVAKGAPGALQDQAGIEALVHAWLRNDWLRVIAATVGFLSTLRAISLPFPAAQVMTGPASLASRLAYAGCVLLLLAFVAYFVSELL; this is encoded by the coding sequence ATGTCCAGCCCGAGCGTGGTGCCCGCTTCGCCGTGGCGTCGAAGGATCGTGCGTGGCGCGCTCTGGTTCGCGGCGATCGCGTGGGGCGTCCTGCTGGGGGCCAAGGTCTTCGACCTGGTAGTCCTGGCGGGCGCCTGGAGCGCGGCGCCGCCGGCCTCGTTGCGGCTGTTGCCCTATGGGGCCGCGTACCCGGTCAATACCGGTGACTTCTTCATTCCGCCCTCGGCCTTGCTGCTGGTCGCCACGTGGATCGCGGTCTTCGCCGGCTGGCGCACCCCGATGCGCTACCGCCGCTGGCTGCTGGCATCGGCGCTGACGATCCTGGTCGTGCTGGTCTTCACCGTGGCGTCGTTCTGGCCCATGAATGCCGCGCTCTGGGCCGTCGCCAAGGGCGCGCCCGGCGCGCTGCAGGATCAGGCAGGCATCGAGGCCCTGGTGCATGCCTGGCTGCGCAACGACTGGCTGCGCGTGATCGCCGCGACCGTGGGGTTTCTCAGCACCCTGCGTGCGATCAGCCTGCCGTTCCCCGCCGCACAGGTCATGACCGGCCCCGCATCGCTCGCCAGCAGGCTCGCGTATGCGGGCTGTGTCCTGTTGCTGCTGGCGTTCGTGGCCTACTTCGTGTCCGAGCTGCTTTAG
- a CDS encoding DUF763 domain-containing protein has product MTRRGGSADLPLHGGRVPAWLGQRMTRLGAVMCQAIVHTYGRDELLRRLAHPFWFQSFGAVMGMDWHSSGITTSVIGALKRGLAPLSAELGLHVCGGRGRHSRATPDELLAVGERTGVDGAALARASRLVAKVDSAAVQDGFDLYLHGFIVSDDGQWVVVQQGMNTASRQARRYHWLSEGLKDFVDAPHAAIEGPRQGAIVNLADRRAAGARAAQVSLLQTLSPQEIAREYGRLATPSAEALKRAARARADAGAPVTGDLFAAPAVEPVDARAWNPATQPHLSLPDHHDVRAQDIVLRRLHGSLAAAAEQGPKDFAALLQVPGVGARTVRSLAMVAEVLHGTPCRFSDPARFSLAHGGKDRHPFPVPTRVLDHTIGVLKTAVRQARLGNEEKLEAIRRLDAQARQLEARADGPSLEAYLEEERRQSHRYGGRSVFGWEPAPDEAAGAPPAPAAPQRAAS; this is encoded by the coding sequence ATGACCCGACGCGGCGGCAGCGCCGATCTCCCCCTGCATGGCGGGCGCGTGCCGGCGTGGCTGGGCCAGCGCATGACCCGGCTGGGTGCGGTGATGTGCCAGGCCATCGTGCACACCTATGGCCGCGACGAACTGCTGCGGCGGCTGGCGCATCCGTTCTGGTTCCAGTCCTTCGGCGCGGTGATGGGCATGGACTGGCACTCCTCCGGCATCACCACCAGCGTGATCGGCGCGCTCAAGCGCGGGCTGGCGCCGCTGTCCGCGGAGTTGGGCCTGCATGTGTGCGGCGGCCGCGGCCGGCATTCGCGCGCCACGCCCGACGAGCTGCTGGCGGTGGGCGAGCGCACCGGCGTGGACGGCGCGGCGCTGGCGCGCGCCAGCCGGCTGGTGGCCAAGGTGGACAGTGCGGCGGTGCAGGACGGGTTCGACCTGTACCTGCATGGCTTCATCGTCAGCGACGACGGCCAGTGGGTGGTGGTGCAGCAGGGCATGAACACCGCCAGCAGGCAGGCGCGTCGCTATCACTGGCTGTCCGAAGGGCTGAAGGACTTCGTCGATGCGCCGCACGCGGCCATCGAGGGCCCGCGCCAGGGCGCGATCGTCAACCTGGCCGATCGCCGCGCGGCCGGCGCGCGCGCGGCGCAGGTCTCGCTGCTGCAGACGCTGAGCCCGCAGGAGATCGCGCGCGAATACGGGCGCCTGGCGACACCGTCGGCGGAGGCACTGAAGCGGGCGGCGCGCGCTCGGGCCGATGCGGGCGCGCCCGTCACCGGCGACCTGTTCGCCGCGCCGGCCGTGGAGCCGGTCGATGCCCGCGCCTGGAATCCGGCGACCCAGCCGCACCTCTCGCTGCCGGACCACCACGATGTGCGCGCCCAGGACATCGTCCTGCGCCGGCTGCACGGCAGCCTGGCCGCGGCCGCCGAGCAGGGGCCGAAGGACTTCGCCGCGTTGTTGCAGGTGCCCGGCGTGGGCGCGCGCACCGTGCGCTCGCTGGCGATGGTGGCCGAGGTGCTGCACGGCACGCCGTGCCGCTTCAGCGATCCGGCGCGGTTCTCGCTGGCTCATGGCGGCAAGGACCGGCATCCCTTCCCGGTCCCGACCCGGGTGCTGGACCACACCATCGGCGTGCTCAAGACCGCGGTACGCCAGGCCAGGCTGGGCAACGAGGAAAAGCTCGAGGCGATCCGCCGCCTGGATGCGCAGGCGCGGCAGCTGGAGGCGCGGGCCGACGGTCCGTCGCTGGAGGCCTATCTGGAAGAGGAGCGTCGCCAGTCGCATCGCTACGGCGGGCGCAGCGTGTTCGGCTGGGAGCCGGCGCCTGACGAGGCGGCCGGAGCTCCTCCCGCGCCGGCCGCCCCGCAGCGCGCCGCATCATGA
- a CDS encoding GIY-YIG nuclease family protein: MSRAAEAAVPIDGRCFTYVFPCAWEDFCKIGFSRDPLGRIGALHPRWFEFFDLHAGVLIETETVRDARDLELRLRGPLRPHRAPMPLTIRDAAGGQTEWFRGVAAPLATHVAELAQGGYRVLPLHGWLQAAALSRIDRLYDWADAQLSVEELEGLVGPTPAGRALGDVLDGYRSLEIDLTDRLSPAIARWYGKV; the protein is encoded by the coding sequence ATGAGCCGCGCCGCCGAGGCGGCGGTCCCGATCGACGGGCGCTGCTTCACCTATGTCTTTCCGTGCGCCTGGGAGGACTTCTGCAAGATCGGGTTCTCGCGCGATCCGTTGGGGCGGATCGGCGCGCTGCATCCGCGCTGGTTCGAGTTCTTCGACCTGCACGCTGGCGTGCTGATCGAGACCGAGACCGTCCGCGATGCCCGCGACCTGGAACTGCGGCTGCGCGGGCCGCTGCGCCCCCATCGCGCCCCGATGCCGCTGACCATCCGCGATGCGGCCGGCGGCCAGACCGAGTGGTTCCGCGGCGTGGCCGCACCCCTGGCCACGCATGTGGCCGAGCTGGCGCAGGGCGGCTATCGCGTGCTGCCGCTGCACGGCTGGCTGCAGGCGGCAGCCCTGTCGCGGATCGATCGGCTCTACGACTGGGCCGATGCCCAGCTCAGCGTCGAGGAGCTGGAGGGCCTGGTCGGTCCCACGCCGGCCGGGCGGGCGCTGGGCGATGTGCTGGACGGCTATCGCAGCCTGGAGATCGACCTCACCGATCGGCTCTCGCCGGCGATCGCGCGCTGGTACGGCAAGGTCTGA
- a CDS encoding glycoside hydrolase family 30 protein, producing the protein MKQTMRVSLMGALLAAASAQGAEVTSAAYTPSGGAVTVYTSASGAPAQMARSEVAALQPGHALNERENSIFVDPTRRFQTVLGVGGAITDAAAETYAKLSKAKQAEFMKAYYDPNEGIGYSWARTTIHSSDFSSASYTYIKDGDKDLKTFSIAHDRKYRIPMIKQAIAAAGGTLPMFASPWSAPAFMKDNKSMLKGGHLLPEYADAWANYYTKFIAAYEKEGIPIWGISVQNEPMAVQIWESMQFSAEQERDFLKNHLGPTMAKAGYGDKKIIVWDHNRDMMVHRANVLFDDPEAAKYAWGMGFHWYETWAGFDPMYDNVAAVSRAYPDKPLLLTEASIEKFDFDRIQDWAHGERYGASMIHDFNGGAVAWTDWNILLDEHGGPNHVGNYCFAPLQADTRTGELIYTPPYWYIGHFSKFIRPQAQRVSAASSRSNLTTTAFLNADNKLATVVMNASDQAITYNFYVGQASTQVEIPAHAIQTLVY; encoded by the coding sequence ATGAAACAGACGATGCGGGTGTCGCTGATGGGCGCGCTGCTGGCGGCGGCCAGTGCGCAGGGGGCGGAGGTCACGAGCGCGGCCTACACGCCGAGCGGCGGCGCGGTGACGGTCTACACCTCGGCCTCGGGCGCGCCCGCGCAGATGGCGCGCAGCGAGGTGGCTGCCCTGCAGCCCGGCCACGCCCTCAACGAGCGCGAGAACTCGATCTTCGTCGACCCGACCCGGCGCTTCCAGACCGTGCTCGGCGTGGGCGGCGCGATCACCGATGCGGCCGCCGAGACCTACGCCAAGCTGAGCAAGGCCAAGCAGGCCGAATTCATGAAGGCCTACTACGACCCGAATGAAGGCATCGGCTACAGCTGGGCCCGCACCACCATCCACAGCTCGGACTTCTCCAGCGCCAGCTACACCTACATCAAGGACGGCGACAAGGACCTCAAGACCTTCTCCATCGCGCACGACCGCAAGTACCGCATCCCGATGATCAAGCAGGCGATCGCCGCGGCCGGCGGCACGCTGCCGATGTTCGCCAGCCCCTGGAGCGCGCCGGCCTTCATGAAGGACAACAAGAGCATGCTCAAGGGCGGCCACCTGCTGCCCGAGTATGCCGATGCCTGGGCCAACTACTACACGAAGTTCATCGCGGCCTACGAGAAGGAAGGCATCCCGATCTGGGGCATCAGCGTCCAGAACGAGCCGATGGCGGTCCAGATCTGGGAATCGATGCAGTTCTCGGCTGAGCAGGAGCGCGATTTCCTCAAGAACCACCTCGGCCCGACCATGGCCAAGGCGGGCTACGGCGACAAGAAGATCATCGTGTGGGACCACAACCGCGACATGATGGTCCACCGCGCCAACGTCCTGTTCGACGACCCGGAGGCGGCCAAGTACGCCTGGGGCATGGGCTTCCACTGGTACGAGACCTGGGCCGGGTTCGACCCGATGTACGACAACGTGGCCGCCGTCTCGCGCGCCTACCCGGACAAGCCGCTGCTGCTGACCGAGGCCTCGATCGAGAAGTTCGACTTTGACCGCATCCAGGACTGGGCCCACGGCGAGCGCTACGGCGCCTCCATGATCCACGACTTCAACGGCGGCGCGGTGGCCTGGACCGACTGGAACATCCTGCTGGACGAGCACGGCGGCCCCAACCATGTGGGCAACTACTGCTTCGCCCCGCTGCAGGCCGATACGCGCACCGGCGAGCTGATCTACACCCCGCCGTACTGGTACATCGGCCACTTCTCCAAGTTCATCCGCCCGCAGGCCCAGCGCGTGAGCGCCGCCAGCAGCCGCAGCAACCTGACGACCACCGCCTTCCTCAATGCCGACAACAAGCTGGCGACGGTGGTGATGAACGCCAGCGACCAGGCGATCACCTACAACTTCTATGTGGGTCAGGCCTCCACCCAGGTGGAAATCCCCGCGCACGCGATCCAGACGCTGGTGTACTGA
- a CDS encoding UBP-type zinc finger domain-containing protein: MSRCTHLDEIAEVTPSAKGCEECLAIGSPWVHLRLCRICGHVGCCDDSPHRHASAHFHATGHPIIEGYDPPEGWGWCYVDRTEVDLPDQTPQLGPIPRYV, encoded by the coding sequence ATGTCCCGTTGTACGCATCTGGATGAAATCGCCGAGGTCACGCCCAGCGCCAAGGGCTGCGAGGAATGCCTGGCCATCGGCAGCCCGTGGGTGCATCTGCGCCTGTGCCGGATCTGCGGCCATGTGGGCTGCTGCGACGACTCGCCGCACCGCCACGCCAGCGCGCATTTCCACGCCACCGGCCATCCCATCATCGAAGGCTACGATCCGCCCGAAGGCTGGGGCTGGTGCTACGTGGACAGGACCGAGGTCGATCTGCCCGACCAGACGCCGCAGCTGGGGCCGATCCCGCGCTACGTGTAA
- a CDS encoding BON domain-containing protein gives MNTPARSDQLIGDDVVRTLAQQPDIEAGEILAEVQDGQVTLTGNVPERDMKQRAVACVRQIEGVVGVSDLIRYDDGSASFGPPGQAVRDGDHEGGPGSAAEADLREDG, from the coding sequence ATGAACACCCCTGCCCGTTCCGACCAGCTGATCGGCGACGATGTGGTCCGCACCCTGGCGCAGCAGCCGGACATCGAGGCCGGCGAGATCCTGGCCGAGGTCCAGGATGGCCAGGTCACGCTGACCGGCAACGTGCCCGAGCGCGACATGAAGCAGCGCGCCGTGGCCTGTGTGCGCCAGATCGAAGGCGTGGTCGGCGTGAGCGACCTGATCCGCTACGACGACGGCAGCGCCTCCTTTGGACCGCCCGGTCAGGCGGTGCGGGATGGGGACCATGAGGGGGGTCCGGGATCGGCGGCGGAGGCTGATCTGCGTGAGGATGGGTGA
- a CDS encoding MFS transporter, translated as MKPERLLPLIVATALFIENMDSTAITTSLPAIATDLGVEPVALKLALTTYLLALAVFIPISGWVADRFGARPTFMTAIAVFLLGSLGCAASTSLEWMVAARFIQGMGGAMMVPVGRLVLLRSVAKAELVRALSWLTIPALLGPILGPLLGGLITTYSHWRFIFLINLPIGALGMWLAWRHIPLLKEPVQPLDWTGFALSGLGLALSMFGLATLGRHMVNVGLALGCVAVGVAVMGVYLWHARRVAHPLIDLSLLQLPTYRIGVLGGSVFRIGIGAIPFLLPLMLQLGFGLNPLQSGAITFTSAAGAMFMKTLAARILKRYGFRKVMVFNAVAASLMLATYGFFRPGTPYLLMVTLLLVGGCFRSLQFTSLNAIIYSEVDQARMGQATSLAAMIQQISLALGVTVGGYALSLASLATGQPTGVPINFTFAFLTIGLISASSVIAMRKLAPDAGAEMAGRAKPGEEVHEPKVVARPGT; from the coding sequence TTGAAACCCGAACGCCTGCTGCCGCTGATCGTCGCCACGGCCTTGTTCATCGAGAACATGGACTCCACGGCGATCACCACCTCGCTGCCGGCCATCGCCACGGACTTGGGCGTGGAGCCGGTGGCGCTGAAGCTGGCGCTGACCACCTATCTGCTGGCGCTGGCGGTGTTCATCCCGATCAGCGGCTGGGTCGCCGACCGTTTCGGCGCGCGGCCGACCTTCATGACGGCCATCGCGGTGTTCCTGCTCGGCTCGTTGGGCTGCGCGGCCTCGACCTCGCTGGAATGGATGGTCGCCGCGCGCTTCATCCAGGGCATGGGCGGGGCGATGATGGTGCCGGTCGGGCGCCTGGTGCTGCTGCGCAGCGTGGCCAAGGCCGAGCTGGTGCGGGCGCTGAGCTGGCTGACCATTCCCGCGCTGCTGGGGCCGATCCTGGGCCCGCTGCTGGGCGGTCTGATCACCACCTACAGCCACTGGCGTTTCATCTTCCTGATCAACCTGCCGATCGGCGCGCTGGGCATGTGGCTGGCTTGGCGGCATATCCCGCTGCTCAAGGAGCCGGTGCAGCCGCTGGACTGGACCGGTTTCGCGCTGTCGGGCTTGGGCCTCGCGCTGTCGATGTTCGGACTGGCCACGCTGGGCCGGCACATGGTCAATGTCGGCCTGGCCCTGGGCTGCGTGGCGGTGGGCGTGGCGGTGATGGGTGTCTATCTGTGGCATGCGCGCCGGGTCGCGCATCCGCTGATCGACCTGAGCCTGCTGCAGCTGCCGACTTATCGCATCGGCGTGCTGGGCGGGTCGGTGTTCCGCATCGGTATCGGTGCGATCCCGTTCCTGCTGCCGCTGATGCTGCAGCTGGGCTTCGGCCTCAATCCGCTGCAGTCCGGTGCGATTACCTTCACCTCGGCGGCCGGGGCGATGTTCATGAAGACGCTGGCGGCGCGCATCCTCAAGCGCTACGGCTTCCGCAAGGTGATGGTGTTCAACGCGGTGGCGGCCTCGCTGATGCTGGCGACCTATGGCTTCTTCCGCCCCGGGACGCCTTACTTGTTGATGGTGACGCTGCTGCTGGTGGGGGGCTGTTTCCGCTCGCTGCAGTTCACCAGCCTCAACGCGATCATCTATTCGGAGGTGGATCAGGCGCGCATGGGTCAGGCGACCAGCCTGGCGGCGATGATCCAGCAGATCTCGCTGGCGTTGGGCGTGACGGTCGGCGGCTATGCGCTCAGCCTGGCCAGCCTGGCAACCGGTCAGCCGACCGGGGTGCCGATCAACTTCACCTTCGCCTTCCTCACCATCGGCCTGATCTCGGCCAGCTCGGTGATCGCCATGCGCAAGCTGGCGCCCGACGCCGGCGCGGAGATGGCCGGCCGCGCCAAGCCGGGCGAGGAAGTGCACGAGCCCAAGGTGGTGGCGCGGCCGGGGACTTGA